One genomic region from Campylobacter concisus encodes:
- the ruvB gene encoding Holliday junction branch migration DNA helicase RuvB, with protein sequence MDRIVEIEKVSFENDFEVSLRPTKFEDYIGQEKIKQNLDVFIKAAKKRNECLDHVLFYGPPGLGKTTLAHIIANEMGVSIKMTAAPMIEKSGDLAAILTNLQEGDVLFIDEIHRLSPAIEEVLYPAMEDFRLDIIIGSGPAAQTIKIDLPKFTLIGATTRAGMISAPLRDRFGMDFRLQFYTSSELSRIVQIASAKLGKECDKNASLEIAKRSRATPRIALRLLKRIRDFAEVNDELIISHERAKEGLNALGVNSLGFDEMDIRYLEILMQARRRPMGLSTIAAALSEDEGTVEDVIEPYLLANGFIERTAKGRIASAKCFETFNVKIDIEKGLFE encoded by the coding sequence TTGGATAGAATCGTTGAAATCGAAAAAGTAAGCTTTGAAAATGACTTTGAAGTCTCACTTAGACCGACAAAATTTGAAGACTACATCGGACAAGAAAAGATCAAGCAAAATTTAGATGTCTTTATAAAAGCAGCCAAAAAGCGAAATGAATGCCTAGATCACGTGCTATTTTACGGCCCTCCAGGACTTGGTAAAACAACCCTTGCTCACATCATAGCAAACGAAATGGGCGTGAGTATCAAAATGACCGCAGCACCGATGATAGAAAAGAGTGGCGACCTGGCGGCAATCCTTACAAATTTACAAGAGGGCGACGTGCTTTTTATCGATGAGATCCACCGCCTAAGCCCAGCTATTGAGGAGGTGCTTTACCCTGCGATGGAGGACTTTAGGCTAGACATTATCATAGGCTCAGGACCAGCTGCCCAGACTATCAAGATAGACTTGCCAAAATTTACGCTAATAGGCGCAACGACGCGTGCTGGCATGATCTCAGCGCCTTTAAGAGACCGCTTTGGGATGGATTTTAGACTCCAGTTTTATACAAGTAGCGAGCTAAGCCGTATCGTACAGATCGCCTCAGCTAAGCTTGGTAAAGAGTGCGACAAAAACGCCTCTTTAGAGATCGCCAAACGCTCACGTGCCACGCCTAGGATCGCTCTTAGGCTATTAAAGCGAATTCGCGACTTTGCCGAGGTAAATGACGAGCTAATCATCAGCCACGAGCGCGCAAAAGAGGGACTTAATGCGCTTGGAGTAAATTCGCTTGGATTTGATGAGATGGATATTAGGTATTTAGAAATTTTGATGCAAGCAAGGCGCCGTCCGATGGGGCTTAGCACGATCGCTGCGGCACTTAGCGAGGACGAGGGCACGGTTGAGGACGTTATAGAGCCATATCTGCTTGCAAATGGCTTTATCGAGCGCACCGCAAAGGGTAGAATCGCGAGTGCGAAGTGCTTTGAGACCTTTAATGTCAAGATCGATATCGAAAAAGGGCTTTTTGAGTAG
- a CDS encoding sensor histidine kinase — protein MHKSFKVQIIATFVIMSLFCFQSFVILNLSQKNSTSKALFGAMKHETIIKNSFLKNENITPSLNYKFAIYDVNFNPIISNLSRQPSNFKFVTLEENGCLFYKSFFIKDKTPYYIVVEKELDNEKSIFLAALMLLVILVAVLFIVYFLYLSSVKPYKEFQKYMNNFFNDAMHELKTPLGVAGMNLEMLGLENKYITRIKNALKQMQITYEDVEYFIKRGYIKFPLERLNLGDYVKERVKFLSSVADVKHIVVKTNLASDAFTMLSKVEAQRIIDNTITNAIKYSQKESEILINLSFENERIKLSVQDFGKGIKDVKKVWKRYVREDEIQGGFGLGLNIVSEICQKHGITYGVDSVYGEGSTFYYKFKRA, from the coding sequence ATGCACAAGAGCTTTAAGGTTCAGATCATAGCGACATTTGTGATAATGTCGCTTTTTTGTTTTCAAAGCTTTGTGATCTTAAATTTAAGTCAAAAAAATAGCACTTCAAAAGCTCTTTTTGGTGCGATGAAGCATGAAACTATTATCAAAAATTCGTTTTTAAAAAATGAAAATATAACTCCTTCTTTAAATTATAAATTTGCGATCTATGATGTAAATTTTAATCCAATTATTTCAAATCTCTCCAGGCAGCCAAGCAACTTTAAATTTGTAACACTTGAAGAAAATGGCTGCTTGTTTTATAAAAGCTTTTTTATAAAGGATAAAACGCCTTATTACATTGTCGTTGAAAAAGAGCTTGATAATGAAAAAAGTATATTTCTAGCGGCACTTATGCTCCTTGTCATCCTTGTAGCGGTGCTTTTTATCGTATATTTCTTATATCTAAGCAGCGTTAAGCCTTATAAAGAGTTTCAAAAATATATGAATAACTTCTTTAACGACGCCATGCATGAGCTAAAGACTCCACTTGGTGTAGCTGGTATGAATCTTGAGATGCTTGGGCTTGAAAACAAGTATATAACTCGCATCAAAAACGCCCTAAAACAGATGCAAATAACCTACGAAGATGTCGAGTATTTCATAAAGCGAGGCTATATCAAATTCCCACTTGAGAGGCTAAATTTAGGCGACTACGTCAAAGAGCGAGTGAAATTTCTCTCAAGCGTGGCTGATGTCAAGCACATCGTGGTAAAGACAAATTTGGCAAGCGATGCATTTACTATGCTAAGCAAGGTCGAAGCTCAGCGTATCATCGACAACACCATCACAAACGCTATAAAATACAGTCAAAAAGAGAGCGAGATACTAATAAATTTAAGCTTTGAGAATGAGCGCATAAAGCTTAGCGTGCAAGACTTTGGCAAGGGGATAAAGGACGTCAAAAAGGTCTGGAAAAGATACGTCAGAGAGGATGAAATCCAAGGCGGCTTTGGCCTTGGGCTAAATATCGTCAGTGAAATTTGCCAAAAACATGGCATTACATACGGCGTTGATAGCGTCTACGGCGAGGGTAGCACCTTTTATTATAAATTTAAACGAGCTTAA
- a CDS encoding response regulator transcription factor produces the protein MKILLLEDDLGFQESVCEFLQTLGYEVTAVSDGQEACDLIEKNFYHLFILDIKVPGVNGHEVIKYIRSLNPNAPIMITTSLVDIGDMAIGYELGCNEYLKKPFELAELKFRVTELMRKYYGTDDKNIVKINDEFSFNLNKRALFKNGKMVDLSAKEVALVECLVSHLNSYVSMEELRDLVWNDKEIEGADIRMHVLKIRNKTTSDFITSKRRIGYKIDAQEL, from the coding sequence TTGAAGATTTTGCTTTTAGAAGATGATTTGGGGTTTCAAGAGAGCGTCTGTGAGTTTTTGCAGACGCTTGGTTATGAAGTTACAGCGGTGAGCGACGGTCAAGAGGCTTGCGACTTGATAGAAAAAAATTTCTATCACCTTTTTATACTTGACATAAAAGTGCCTGGAGTAAATGGTCACGAGGTCATCAAGTATATAAGAAGTCTAAATCCAAACGCTCCTATCATGATAACAACATCTTTAGTTGATATAGGCGATATGGCTATTGGCTATGAGCTTGGCTGTAATGAATACCTAAAAAAGCCATTTGAGCTTGCTGAGCTTAAATTTAGAGTAACTGAGCTTATGAGAAAATACTATGGTACTGATGATAAGAACATAGTAAAGATCAATGACGAGTTTAGCTTTAATCTAAACAAGCGTGCGCTATTTAAAAACGGCAAAATGGTCGATCTTAGTGCAAAAGAAGTCGCACTTGTTGAGTGTCTAGTTTCACATCTAAATTCTTACGTCAGCATGGAAGAACTAAGAGATCTTGTCTGGAATGACAAAGAAATAGAAGGCGCTGATATTAGAATGCACGTTTTAAAGATAAGAAACAAAACAACTAGTGACTTTATCACTTCAAAGAGGCGTATAGGCTATAAGATAGATGCACAAGAGCTTTAA
- the nrfD gene encoding NrfD/PsrC family molybdoenzyme membrane anchor subunit, which yields MNNMSGSLAQYTEIYWGWPIAFYLFLAGLSAGASIVAVLISNKFGKDNYYFKAAALIAPVAIILGLALLVIDLGKPLSFYWILLLYNFDSVMSIGVALLLVYTPLSVIYALGAFKNEIAMLKISLFDALANLASKLSGLLGVLLFILGIGVGAYTGFLLSAAHKIALWNTPVLPLLFLVSGLSCAGAFTLLFGVLKDETREQNQTAHFLLKFDFFAIIVEFLLIVALFMVVKGASVSGAQSVANALSANSLGLMFYIGVIGLGMAVPIILDLSVLKVHDFKREFAVLNAVLVICGVFLLRYYIVYAGQIFI from the coding sequence ATGAATAACATGTCAGGAAGCCTAGCTCAATACACAGAAATTTACTGGGGCTGGCCGATAGCTTTTTATCTATTTTTAGCAGGACTTAGTGCAGGTGCTAGCATCGTTGCTGTGCTTATCTCAAATAAATTTGGCAAGGATAACTACTACTTTAAAGCAGCCGCTCTTATCGCTCCAGTGGCGATCATCCTTGGACTTGCCCTTTTGGTGATTGATCTTGGCAAGCCGCTTAGCTTTTACTGGATACTCTTGCTTTATAACTTCGACTCAGTTATGTCAATAGGTGTTGCATTGCTTCTAGTTTATACGCCTCTTAGCGTTATATATGCGCTTGGTGCGTTTAAAAATGAGATAGCAATGCTTAAAATTTCTCTTTTTGACGCGCTTGCAAATTTAGCTAGCAAGCTTTCAGGTTTGCTTGGAGTTTTGCTTTTCATCTTAGGCATCGGCGTTGGCGCATATACAGGCTTTTTGCTAAGTGCAGCTCATAAGATAGCACTTTGGAACACACCGGTTTTGCCACTATTATTCTTAGTCTCTGGCTTAAGCTGTGCTGGTGCATTTACACTGCTTTTTGGAGTGCTAAAAGATGAAACAAGAGAGCAAAATCAAACTGCACACTTTTTATTAAAATTTGACTTTTTTGCGATAATAGTCGAGTTTTTGCTAATAGTTGCTCTTTTCATGGTCGTAAAAGGTGCAAGCGTAAGTGGTGCGCAGAGCGTAGCAAACGCACTTAGCGCAAATTCTCTTGGGCTGATGTTTTATATCGGCGTCATAGGTCTTGGTATGGCTGTGCCTATCATTTTAGACTTAAGCGTTTTAAAGGTGCATGATTTCAAACGCGAATTCGCCGTGCTAAACGCTGTTTTAGTCATTTGTGGCGTCTTTTTGCTAAGATATTACATAGTCTATGCAGGACAAATTTTTATTTAA
- a CDS encoding 4Fe-4S dicluster domain-containing protein has product MKKYMMIHDENLCIGCQGCSVACRSANNVPRGLYRLQVHAKMSGTFPNLKTDFLRQSCVMCEDAPCVEVCPTGASFKTADGVTLLDHRICVSCKYCILACPYDARYVLPDGEIGKCTFCYESRLEEGKDPACVSVCPTNALTFGDVNDENSKISKKLKESKYYLPKAELNTKPSLAMIANTKGAHHE; this is encoded by the coding sequence ATGAAAAAATATATGATGATACATGATGAAAATTTATGCATCGGCTGTCAAGGCTGCTCGGTAGCTTGCAGAAGTGCAAACAACGTGCCAAGGGGACTTTACCGCTTGCAGGTGCATGCAAAGATGAGTGGGACATTTCCAAATTTAAAGACTGACTTTTTACGTCAAAGCTGCGTTATGTGCGAAGATGCACCTTGTGTTGAGGTTTGCCCAACTGGAGCTAGCTTTAAAACGGCTGATGGCGTGACGCTGCTTGATCACAGAATTTGCGTTAGTTGCAAGTACTGCATCCTAGCCTGTCCATACGACGCTCGCTACGTCTTGCCAGATGGCGAGATAGGCAAATGCACATTTTGCTATGAGAGCAGGCTAGAAGAGGGCAAAGACCCAGCTTGTGTTAGCGTCTGCCCTACAAATGCCCTAACTTTTGGCGACGTAAATGATGAAAACTCTAAAATTTCAAAGAAACTAAAAGAGAGCAAATACTACTTGCCAAAAGCGGAGTTAAACACAAAACCTTCACTTGCGATGATCGCAAATACAAAAGGAGCACACCATGAATAA
- the phsA gene encoding thiosulfate reductase PhsA → MSLNRREFLKFGAGVSMVASSLPGGALENAAKQDEKYVRSFCEMCSSRCPIEAKVVYNKICFLSGNPKAGGTATSLCARGGSGFSQLYDENRVKKPLIRVGERGENKWREASWDEALDLVASKMLEIKQKYGPESFVFTCKSSQTHKLMVNFASAYGSPNCFSHFSCCPITYQMVCEQMYGIAKLKRDFANAKYIVNFGHNLFEGIVIADAKKLAKFAAKKDTKLLVLEPRFSVVASKADEWLPVRPGTDLAFVLAIINTWIQNGTYDKEFIEKFTIGFDEIVKSVEGKTPEWQEAITGIKASDVRRIADEIYKAAPRVIFDFGHKTTTTKAEYMRTKAIMVANAMMGNWEVKGGLFGGKNAKTFNKLVGEDKFPVLKNPDEKFKVPKVTRLDFAGETGRHKFVSRKHGVLMDINDAILNEKPYAIKGWFNIRFNHLINVAETMKSIEAMKKLDFIVVSDVYLNDMATFADVILPESSYLERDEGIEDKSGLKPAYMIRNKVIDPVGDTKDGAFIFRELARRMKIDELYTWNDIREFRMQQAGGDVNLLAALEKDGFITWDEPGILFREKGMIEKFVAKYPVASKFVGENGLMDDMAKLKTKSGKIELFLPDVEAQFAGYGALNDKDMDTFDGHELCLTCGKTPVHTNGHTQAVPFLNDLMSDSPIWINPKTAKKQNLRDGDMVLVKNKFGEQKGKLMVTEGIREDTLFIYHGFGHITPGLKSIDHVGLNTSVLLDPAEGPVAATMVTNVGVSISKA, encoded by the coding sequence ATGAGCTTAAATAGACGAGAATTTTTAAAATTCGGTGCTGGAGTTAGTATGGTTGCATCGTCCTTACCGGGTGGTGCTTTGGAAAATGCTGCAAAGCAAGATGAGAAGTACGTCCGCAGCTTTTGCGAGATGTGCTCTTCAAGATGCCCTATTGAAGCAAAGGTCGTTTATAATAAAATTTGCTTCTTAAGCGGTAATCCAAAAGCTGGTGGTACGGCAACTTCGCTTTGTGCAAGAGGTGGCTCTGGTTTTAGCCAGCTTTATGACGAAAATAGAGTCAAAAAGCCTTTGATCAGGGTTGGTGAGAGAGGCGAAAATAAGTGGCGCGAGGCCAGCTGGGACGAAGCACTTGATCTAGTTGCTTCAAAAATGCTTGAGATAAAGCAAAAGTATGGCCCAGAAAGCTTTGTATTTACCTGTAAAAGCTCGCAAACGCATAAGCTGATGGTAAATTTTGCCTCAGCTTACGGCTCGCCAAACTGTTTTTCACACTTTTCGTGCTGTCCGATCACCTATCAAATGGTCTGCGAGCAGATGTATGGCATAGCTAAGCTAAAAAGAGACTTTGCAAATGCAAAATATATTGTAAATTTTGGTCACAACCTCTTTGAAGGCATCGTCATAGCTGATGCTAAAAAACTTGCTAAATTTGCGGCTAAAAAAGATACAAAGCTGCTTGTGCTTGAGCCAAGATTTAGCGTGGTGGCTTCGAAGGCTGATGAGTGGCTGCCAGTTAGACCTGGTACCGATCTAGCTTTTGTGCTAGCTATCATAAATACATGGATACAAAATGGCACTTACGATAAAGAATTTATAGAAAAATTTACAATTGGCTTTGATGAGATCGTTAAAAGCGTAGAGGGCAAAACGCCTGAATGGCAAGAAGCGATCACTGGCATAAAAGCAAGTGATGTTAGACGTATCGCTGATGAAATTTATAAAGCTGCTCCAAGAGTTATTTTTGATTTTGGGCATAAGACAACCACCACAAAAGCCGAATACATGAGAACAAAAGCCATCATGGTGGCAAATGCGATGATGGGTAACTGGGAGGTTAAAGGCGGTCTTTTTGGTGGCAAAAATGCAAAAACCTTTAACAAGCTAGTTGGCGAGGATAAATTTCCAGTTCTTAAAAATCCAGATGAGAAATTTAAAGTACCAAAAGTCACTAGACTAGACTTCGCTGGCGAGACTGGTAGGCATAAATTTGTAAGCAGAAAACATGGCGTTTTGATGGATATAAATGACGCTATCTTAAACGAAAAGCCTTACGCCATAAAAGGCTGGTTTAACATCCGATTTAATCACCTAATAAACGTTGCTGAGACGATGAAGAGCATAGAGGCGATGAAGAAGCTTGATTTTATCGTAGTAAGTGATGTCTATCTAAACGATATGGCGACATTTGCTGATGTCATCTTGCCTGAGAGCAGCTACCTAGAGCGCGACGAGGGCATAGAGGATAAGTCAGGTCTAAAGCCAGCTTATATGATAAGAAATAAAGTTATTGATCCAGTTGGCGACACAAAAGATGGGGCGTTTATCTTTAGAGAGCTAGCACGCCGCATGAAGATAGATGAGCTTTACACTTGGAATGACATACGTGAGTTTAGGATGCAGCAAGCTGGTGGAGATGTAAATTTACTTGCTGCGCTTGAAAAAGATGGCTTTATTACGTGGGATGAGCCGGGAATTTTGTTTAGAGAAAAAGGCATGATCGAGAAATTTGTTGCTAAATATCCAGTTGCTTCTAAATTTGTAGGTGAAAATGGTCTAATGGATGATATGGCTAAGCTTAAAACAAAAAGCGGCAAGATAGAGCTATTTTTGCCTGATGTCGAGGCGCAGTTTGCAGGATATGGCGCGCTAAATGATAAAGATATGGATACATTTGACGGACACGAGCTTTGCTTAACTTGTGGTAAAACGCCTGTCCATACTAACGGCCACACCCAAGCAGTGCCATTTTTAAATGACCTCATGAGCGATAGCCCTATCTGGATAAATCCAAAAACAGCTAAAAAGCAAAATTTACGTGACGGTGACATGGTTTTGGTTAAAAATAAATTTGGCGAGCAAAAGGGCAAGCTTATGGTGACTGAGGGCATTAGAGAAGATACGCTCTTTATCTATCACGGCTTTGGACACATCACACCAGGCCTTAAGAGCATAGATCACGTGGGACTTAACACAAGCGTGCTTCTTGATCCAGCTGAGGGTCCAGTGGCTGCGACTATGGTTACAAATGTTGGCGTTAGCATAAGTAAAGCGTAA
- a CDS encoding anaerobic C4-dicarboxylate transporter has product MDISLILQLIVLFGAIFLGVRLGGMAIGYAGGIGVVVLTLGLGLKAGSIPWDVILIIMSVIAAITAMQVAGGLDYLVQIAEGILRKHPKYINFLAPVVTYLLTVFAGTGHTAFSMIPVITEVAKTQNIKPSAPLSIAVVASQIAITASPVSAAVVFMAGEHALGGLGISYPLLLAIWIPTTFIGCMLTALVINIFYNLDLSSDKEYQRRLKEGLIKDVKIEEKKELPKGAKLSVLIFLVGVISVVLYATAISKNVGWIKPSYVTGYEKIYETKSPDKFNELVAKDIKVKTDSTTNVKYVEDPDKPTKTLVLTRDNAIMSFMLVIATLITLTCGVKVDKLFNTATFKSGMTACVCVLGVAWLGDTFVVNHTDAIKNFAGDFVKDYPFMLAVALFFASMLLYSQAATAKALIPTVIAALGLTAANNGDAYILVASFAAVSALFVLPTYPTLLGAVQMDDTGTTRIGKYIFNHSFFIPGVLAIAFSVALGFLIAPILL; this is encoded by the coding sequence ATGGATATTTCATTGATATTACAGTTGATCGTGCTTTTTGGTGCGATATTCTTGGGTGTTAGACTAGGCGGTATGGCTATTGGTTATGCTGGTGGTATTGGCGTCGTAGTTTTAACTTTAGGACTTGGATTAAAAGCAGGTAGTATACCTTGGGATGTTATTTTAATCATTATGTCCGTTATAGCTGCTATTACAGCGATGCAAGTAGCTGGTGGCCTTGATTATTTGGTGCAAATAGCTGAAGGGATACTAAGAAAACATCCAAAATACATAAATTTCTTAGCTCCAGTTGTCACTTACTTGCTAACTGTATTTGCTGGTACTGGACACACAGCATTTTCTATGATTCCAGTTATTACCGAAGTTGCAAAGACACAAAACATTAAGCCTAGTGCGCCTCTTAGTATAGCTGTTGTTGCTAGTCAGATAGCTATTACTGCAAGCCCGGTTTCAGCAGCGGTTGTATTTATGGCTGGTGAGCATGCTTTGGGCGGACTTGGCATTAGCTATCCATTACTATTAGCTATCTGGATACCTACAACTTTTATTGGTTGTATGCTAACAGCTCTTGTTATAAATATATTTTATAATCTTGATCTAAGTAGCGATAAAGAGTATCAAAGAAGACTTAAAGAAGGGCTAATCAAAGATGTTAAAATCGAAGAGAAAAAAGAGCTTCCAAAAGGAGCTAAATTATCTGTTTTAATATTCTTAGTTGGCGTTATTTCTGTCGTTTTATATGCTACTGCTATTAGTAAAAACGTAGGCTGGATAAAACCAAGCTATGTAACAGGCTATGAAAAAATTTATGAGACCAAAAGTCCAGATAAATTTAATGAACTAGTCGCAAAAGATATAAAAGTCAAAACTGACTCAACCACTAATGTAAAATATGTAGAAGATCCAGATAAGCCTACAAAGACGTTGGTGTTAACTAGAGATAACGCTATTATGAGCTTTATGCTAGTTATCGCTACTTTAATCACACTAACTTGTGGTGTCAAAGTCGATAAGTTATTTAATACAGCTACATTTAAAAGTGGTATGACCGCGTGCGTCTGCGTGCTAGGTGTAGCGTGGCTTGGAGATACTTTTGTGGTAAATCACACCGATGCGATCAAAAATTTTGCAGGTGATTTTGTTAAAGACTATCCGTTTATGCTAGCTGTTGCGCTATTTTTTGCTAGTATGCTTCTTTATTCTCAAGCTGCTACCGCAAAGGCACTTATTCCTACAGTTATAGCCGCACTTGGTTTAACTGCTGCAAATAACGGTGACGCATATATTTTAGTTGCATCATTTGCTGCAGTTTCAGCATTATTTGTGTTGCCAACATATCCGACACTTCTTGGAGCCGTTCAAATGGATGATACTGGAACAACTAGGATAGGTAAATATATATTCAACCACTCCTTTTTTATTCCAGGCGTTTTAGCTATTGCTTTTTCTGTCGCACTTGGATTTTTGATAGCTCCGATACTTTTATAA
- a CDS encoding aspartate ammonia-lyase translates to MATRKEHDFIGELEISDDFYYGIQTFRATENFHMSGRTLKEYPYFVKAFAQIKKAAALANKEVGVLDPKIADTLAKAADRVIAGEFLDQFVVDMVQGGAGTSTNMNANEVITNIALESMGHKKGEYQYIHPNDHTNLGQSTNDTYPSSIKVATYAKLTDLLAAMNLLKDELDKKAKDFKDIIKMGRTELEDAVPTTLGNTFNAFASYIKSDIEKITAARESMTYLNMGATAIGTGINCHPDYKNVVVKKLKDITGVDFKKADDFIAATQDTADFVHVSGALKTAAVRLSKIANDLRLMNSGPRCGLGEINLPQMQPGSSIMPGKVNPVIAEVVGEACYEVIGNDVTIMLCSERGEFELNAFEPGIAYALFNSIFILENAMKTLAEKAVRKLTANPEACLKSVLGSVGIVTAFNPYIGYEKSASIAKEALQTGKAVGDICLERGYLSKEEIDKILEPKNMLNPSMVR, encoded by the coding sequence ATGGCAACCAGAAAAGAACACGATTTTATAGGTGAGTTGGAAATCTCTGACGATTTTTATTATGGTATCCAAACATTTAGAGCTACCGAAAATTTTCACATGAGCGGTAGAACACTAAAAGAGTATCCATACTTTGTAAAAGCATTTGCACAAATCAAAAAAGCAGCTGCACTTGCAAATAAAGAGGTTGGCGTTTTAGATCCTAAGATCGCTGATACTTTAGCAAAAGCCGCTGATAGAGTAATAGCTGGTGAGTTTTTAGATCAATTTGTGGTTGATATGGTTCAAGGTGGTGCTGGAACAAGTACAAACATGAATGCAAATGAGGTTATTACAAATATCGCACTTGAGAGCATGGGTCATAAAAAAGGTGAGTATCAATACATCCATCCAAACGATCATACAAACCTTGGACAAAGCACAAATGACACTTATCCAAGCTCAATAAAAGTAGCAACTTACGCAAAACTTACTGATTTGCTTGCTGCTATGAATTTACTAAAAGATGAGCTTGATAAAAAAGCAAAAGATTTTAAAGATATCATTAAAATGGGCAGAACTGAGCTTGAGGACGCAGTTCCTACAACACTTGGAAATACATTTAATGCATTTGCAAGCTACATTAAAAGTGATATCGAAAAGATCACAGCTGCACGTGAGTCAATGACATATCTAAATATGGGTGCAACTGCGATTGGTACAGGTATCAACTGCCATCCTGATTATAAAAATGTAGTTGTTAAAAAGTTAAAAGATATCACTGGTGTTGATTTCAAAAAAGCTGATGATTTCATTGCAGCCACACAAGATACAGCAGACTTCGTTCACGTAAGTGGTGCGTTAAAAACTGCAGCTGTTAGACTTTCAAAAATCGCAAACGACCTTCGCTTAATGAACTCAGGTCCAAGATGCGGCCTTGGCGAGATAAATTTACCACAAATGCAACCAGGCAGCTCAATCATGCCAGGCAAAGTAAACCCAGTTATCGCTGAGGTTGTAGGCGAAGCATGCTACGAGGTAATCGGTAACGACGTAACTATCATGCTTTGCTCAGAAAGAGGCGAATTTGAGCTAAATGCATTTGAGCCAGGCATTGCTTATGCGTTATTTAACTCTATATTTATCCTTGAAAACGCGATGAAAACACTAGCTGAAAAAGCTGTAAGAAAACTAACAGCAAATCCTGAAGCTTGCTTAAAATCAGTTCTAGGCTCAGTTGGTATCGTAACTGCATTTAACCCATACATTGGCTATGAAAAATCTGCAAGCATTGCTAAAGAAGCCCTTCAAACTGGTAAAGCAGTTGGCGATATCTGCCTAGAGAGAGGCTATCTAAGCAAAGAAGAGATCGATAAAATTTTAGAGCCAAAAAATATGCTAAATCCAAGCATGGTTAGGTAG